The genomic region GAGCTGGGCGACCAGATCGACGATTGCGAGCAGGAGCTGGACAGCGACCGCGTCTATGAGCTGCGCCGCCGCGTCACGCACGTCCGCATCGCCTCGATCGGCTACCGCCGCTTCCTCAACCCGCAGCGCGCCGCGCTGGAGAAGCTGGCGCAGCTTCCCGGCGACTGGCTGGCGACCGACGACCGCGCGCATGTCGCCGCCGCCGCCGACCGCGCGGCGCGCATGGCGGAGGAACTGGAGGCGATCCGCGAACGCTCCAGCCTGATCCACGAGACGTTGACCGACCTGCGCGCCGAGCTGATCGACACGCGCAGCCTGATCATCGCGATCGCCGCGATGGTGTTCCTGCCGCTGACCTTCATCACCGGGCTGTACGGGATGAACGTCGCGGGCCTGCCTTATGCGCAAAAACCGTGGGCATTCGACGCGATCATGGCGATCTGCGCGGCGATCTCGCTCGGCACGGTGGTCTATTTCATGCGGCGGCACTGGTTCAGGCGATAAGTAAACAGCCGGAAAACCGCTCTTTTCCACTGGACGCGGCCCCGGTCGCGCCGATAGCCTCCACGCGATCTCGGGAGGATGTGGATGAAGCTCGCGGCGAAACTGGCCCTGCTCGCGGCCGCGATCGCGCCGGTGGCGGCGCTCAGCGACAATGCGCCGCGCGTGATCCTCGCCCAGCCGGGGATCGGCGACGGCGCGATCGAGCGCTTCACGATGCGCTTCAGCCAGCCGATGGCGCCGCTCGGCGACCCGCGCGCCGCCGCGCCGGCCAAGGCCGAATGCCCGGTCGGCGGACAGGGCCGCTGGGTCGACCAGCAGACCTGGGTCTATGAGTTCGAGCACGCGCTGCCCGGTGGCACGACCTGCAGGTTCAACACCGTCGATGGGCTGAAGAGCGTCGCCGGCTATGCGCTGGCCGGGCCGCAGCGCTTCACCGTCGATGCCGGCGGACCGGTGGCGCGCGCCGTTCTTCCTTCCGGCGGGGGCGACGAGATCGAGGAGGACCAGACCTTCCTCGTCGCCGCCAACATGCCGCCCGATCCGCGCTCGGTCGCCGCCAATGCCTATTGCGCGGTGGACGGGATCGGGGAGAAGATTCCGGTCGACGTGCTGGCGGCCGATCTGCCGGGCAGGCTGATCGGGGAGATGGGCAGCGATCGCTGGGAGGTCAGGAGCTTCCTCGAAAGCGCCGGCGTCCCGCAGGACATCGCCAAGGCCTCCGCCGCCGACCGCCAGCGCGCGCTGGCGGGCGTGGTCGCGCTGAAATGCCGCCGCAACCTGCCGCCGGGACGCGATATGGCGCTGGTGTGGGGCGCGAACATCGCGGGCGCGGGCGGCAAGACCGCCGGGACCGACCAGCGTTTCGACTATACGGTGCGCAAGCCCTTCGCGGCGCGCTTCGAATGCTCGCGCGTCAATCCGCAGGCGGGATGCAGCCCGGTCGAGAAAGCCTATGTCCGTTTCTCCGCGCCGGTGCCGATGTCCGCCGCGCAGGCGATCCGCATCGCGCTGCCCGACGGGAAGAAGATCGCGCCGGTGTTCAGCGACGACGACAAGAAGAAGGCGACGATCGCCGACGTCACCTTCGCCGCGCCGCTGCCCTATGCCACCACGGCGAAGCTGGAGCTGCCGCGGGACGTGAAGGACGAGAGCGGGCGCGCGCTCTCCAATGCCGAGCGCTTTCCGCTCGATATCCGCTTCGATCGCGCGCCGCCGCTGGTGAAGTTCGCCGCGCCGTTCGGCATCATCGAGGCGAAGGAGGGCGGCGTGCTGCCGGTGACGGTGCGCAACGTCGAGCCGGCGCTGCAGGGCCGCGACATGGCGGTCGGCGGGCAGGCGCTGCGCGTCGCCGACAAGGACGGCGAGGTGGCCGACTGGCTGCGCCGCGTCTCGTCCGCCGGCGACACCAGTTACGAGACGGTCAAGCGCGGCGGCGAGACGGTCGAGATCAACCACACCGGGGACACCTCGATCCTCGGGAACAAGGGCGCGCCGCTGAAGGTCGCGCTGCCCGGCAAGGGACGGGATTTCGAGGTGGTCGGCATCCCGCTCGGCAAGCCGGGCTTCTATGTGGTCGAGCTGGCCAGCCCGGTGCTCGGCCGCGCGCTGCTGGGCCGCGATGCGCCGCGCTATGTCGCGGCGGCGGCGCTCGTCACCAACATGGCGGTGCATTTCAAATGGGGGCGGGAGCGCAGCCTCGCCTGGGTGACGGCGCTCGACAGCGGCAAGCCGGTCGCCAACGCCAGCGTCACGATCACCGATAGCTGCACCGGCGAACCGCTGGCGCGCGGCATCACCGATCGCTCCGGCGGCGTGTTCGTGCCGGGCGGGTTGCCCGAGCCGGAGACATACGGAAGCTGCGAGGGCAATTCATCGGCGCATCCGCTGATGGTCTCGGCGCGGGCGGGCGGCGATTTCAGCTTCACGCTCACCGCATGGGGCGAGGGCATCCGGCCCTATGACTTCGACCTGCCCTATGGCTATTCGAAGCCGGAGGACGTGTTCCACACCGTATTCGACCGCGCATTGGTCCGCGCGGGCGAGACGATCCACATGAAGCATATCGTCCGCCGCCCGGTCGGCGCGGGCTTCACGATCCCGGCGGGCTTCACCGGCACCTTGCGCCTGTCGCATCGTGGATCGGACACCGAATTCGACCTGCCGCTGACGATCGACGCCAACGGCATCGGCGAGACGCAATGGACCGCCCCCAAGGGCGCGCCGATGGGCGATTACGACCTGCGCGTGATCGACGGCGACCGCACCATCTACACCAACCAGTCCTTCCGCCTCGACGAATACCGCCTGCCGACGATGCGCGCGACGGTGAGCGGGCCGAAGGGCGCGGTGGTGCGGCCGAAGACGGTGCCGCTCGATCTGTTCGTCGGCTATCTCTCCGGCGGCGGGGCCTCCAATTTGCCGGTCGACATGCGCGTCGGCTGGTTCGCGCATCGCGGCAACCCGGACGGCTATGACGCCTATACCTTCGGCGGTCGCGCTGTGCAGGAGGGCGTGAAGCCGCTCAATGGCGACGGCGAGGAGGACGGCCCGACGCTCCCGCCGACGCAGACGCTCCCCGCTACTCTGGGGGCGGACGGCACCGGGCGGCAGGTGGTCGAGGTGCCGCAGGGCCTCGACGGCACGACCGACATGACGGTCGAGATGGATTACCAGGACGCCAACGGCCAGACGCTCACCGCCGCGCGCACCATCCCGGTGTTCGCCTCGCGCGTGCAGCTTGGCGTCAAGACGGACGGCTGGCTGATGAAGCAGGACGATCTGCGCCTGCGCTTCGTCGCGCTCGATCCCGAGGGAAAGCCGATCAAGGGGCAGAAGATCAGCGTCGCCTTCTACAGCCGCCAGATATTGACCGCGCGGCGGCGGCTGATCGGCGGCTTCTACGCCTATGACAACCAGATGCGGACGACGAAGCTCTCCGCCTCCTGCGCCGCCACCACCGACGCGCAGGGGCTGGCGCAATGTGGCGCGAATCCCGGCGTCTCGGGCGAGGTCTATGCCGTCGCGACGAGCGTGGACGCTGACGGCAACGTCGCGCGCGCCGTGCGCTCGGTGTGGCTGGCGGGCGACGACGACTGGTGGTTCGGCGGCGACAATGGCGACCGGATGGACGTGGTGCCGGAACAGCCCGCCTATAAGGCCGGCGACATCGCGCGCTTCCAGGTGCGGATGCCGTTCCGCTCCGCCACCGCGCTGGTGACGGTGGAGCGCGAGGGCGTGCTTTCCAGCTTCGTCACCGAGCTTTCGGGCAAGGACCCGGTGGTGCAGGTGAAGATGCCGGGCAGCTATGCGCCCGACGTCTATGTCTCGGTGATGGCGGTGCGGGGCCGCGTGTCGCAAAGCTGGTGGGGCTGGTTCAAGAGCCTGTTCGGCGCGCGCGACGAGGCGCCCGCCGCCACCGCGCTCGTCGATCTGTCGAAGCCCGCCTATCGCCTCGGCATCGCCAAGGTGAAGGTCGGGTGGGAGGCGCACAGCCTCGGCGTGACGGTGAAGGCCGATCGCGAACGCTATGCCGCGCGCGACACCGCGCAGGTGGCGATCGAGGTGCGCGGGCCGGACGGGAAGCCCGCGCGCTCGGCGGACGTGGCCTTCGCGGCGGTCGAT from Sphingomonas sp. CL5.1 harbors:
- a CDS encoding CorA family divalent cation transporter — its product is MSGFGYRIDGGKARRITVKEALDGPAGMVWVHLSVNNDEAKAWLRDVAKLPEYLVEALTAQETRPRCDDYETGAYLNLRGRTDEDLDADLLASVRIWATRGRVISVTRKHLIATDMVEKQVQDGTVDDPGDVIAAFATAITNDLDPVVAELGDQIDDCEQELDSDRVYELRRRVTHVRIASIGYRRFLNPQRAALEKLAQLPGDWLATDDRAHVAAAADRAARMAEELEAIRERSSLIHETLTDLRAELIDTRSLIIAIAAMVFLPLTFITGLYGMNVAGLPYAQKPWAFDAIMAICAAISLGTVVYFMRRHWFRR
- a CDS encoding alpha-2-macroglobulin, with product MKLAAKLALLAAAIAPVAALSDNAPRVILAQPGIGDGAIERFTMRFSQPMAPLGDPRAAAPAKAECPVGGQGRWVDQQTWVYEFEHALPGGTTCRFNTVDGLKSVAGYALAGPQRFTVDAGGPVARAVLPSGGGDEIEEDQTFLVAANMPPDPRSVAANAYCAVDGIGEKIPVDVLAADLPGRLIGEMGSDRWEVRSFLESAGVPQDIAKASAADRQRALAGVVALKCRRNLPPGRDMALVWGANIAGAGGKTAGTDQRFDYTVRKPFAARFECSRVNPQAGCSPVEKAYVRFSAPVPMSAAQAIRIALPDGKKIAPVFSDDDKKKATIADVTFAAPLPYATTAKLELPRDVKDESGRALSNAERFPLDIRFDRAPPLVKFAAPFGIIEAKEGGVLPVTVRNVEPALQGRDMAVGGQALRVADKDGEVADWLRRVSSAGDTSYETVKRGGETVEINHTGDTSILGNKGAPLKVALPGKGRDFEVVGIPLGKPGFYVVELASPVLGRALLGRDAPRYVAAAALVTNMAVHFKWGRERSLAWVTALDSGKPVANASVTITDSCTGEPLARGITDRSGGVFVPGGLPEPETYGSCEGNSSAHPLMVSARAGGDFSFTLTAWGEGIRPYDFDLPYGYSKPEDVFHTVFDRALVRAGETIHMKHIVRRPVGAGFTIPAGFTGTLRLSHRGSDTEFDLPLTIDANGIGETQWTAPKGAPMGDYDLRVIDGDRTIYTNQSFRLDEYRLPTMRATVSGPKGAVVRPKTVPLDLFVGYLSGGGASNLPVDMRVGWFAHRGNPDGYDAYTFGGRAVQEGVKPLNGDGEEDGPTLPPTQTLPATLGADGTGRQVVEVPQGLDGTTDMTVEMDYQDANGQTLTAARTIPVFASRVQLGVKTDGWLMKQDDLRLRFVALDPEGKPIKGQKISVAFYSRQILTARRRLIGGFYAYDNQMRTTKLSASCAATTDAQGLAQCGANPGVSGEVYAVATSVDADGNVARAVRSVWLAGDDDWWFGGDNGDRMDVVPEQPAYKAGDIARFQVRMPFRSATALVTVEREGVLSSFVTELSGKDPVVQVKMPGSYAPDVYVSVMAVRGRVSQSWWGWFKSLFGARDEAPAATALVDLSKPAYRLGIAKVKVGWEAHSLGVTVKADRERYAARDTAQVAIEVRGPDGKPARSADVAFAAVDQALLQLAPNDSWDVLTAMMGDRPLSVLTSTAQMQVVGKRHYGRKAVEAGGGGGADSAALNRENFQPVLLWKGRVALDANGRATVPVPLNDALTSFRLVAIAIDGADRFGMGASNIRTAQDLSVYAGLPPAVRTGDRYAAGFTLRNGSDKPMTVTAEVSLTPRIATGKPLTVTIPAGGAAPIAWNLTAPPLAGNLRWQVSARASDGRAADKVTVTQEVVPAVPVEVWAATLARVGADTAIPIRAPAGAIGGMGSVDIRLSDTLAPPMEGVRAFMAAYPYDCFEQQMSRVVALGDTAGWTRLAGEIPAYQAPDGLLRYWPSESLQGSEALTAYVLSMAGEAGLPIPEASKTKMVEGLRAVLDGRLRREEYGDVRLQRLAAFAALARTGAATPAMLGQIGLTPAEMPTSSLADYLMALDRVPGLANAQALRGAGENALRSRLVYEGTRLDLSDASNAPWWLMSSADEGSIKALLAVLGKPGWQDEGPKMMVGVASRQARGRWDTTTANAWGALTVRRFAQLYPASAIAGTTTATLAGRSASFAWPLAADRRQASLPLPSGQAPLVLRQSGGEGPWATVSVRAAVPLTQPLSAGYRLTRKVEVVQRRVPNQLTRGDVLRITLTVDATAERNWVVIDDPIPAGGTIVGDLGGQSKMLADQANAGDGVKFGAIDSGGKLWDVQVGVVPAYVERGNTAWRAFYAWVPRGRFQASYMLRLNGAGRFQMPPSRVEAMYSPAIHAAVPNQPIVVVQR